Genomic segment of Sporanaerobacter acetigenes DSM 13106:
CCTACACTTACTAAATATACACTCATGATAAGTACAAAGTTTATAAGTGGCCCTACCAGAGGCTGCCCTACTCCTCTTAAAGTCATTTGAAGAACTAGCGCTATAGCTAAAAGAATAGCCGTTCTAGTGATGAATTCTGTAGTCATTTTTTTATCCATAATATACCCCCTTTCTATAATATTATTATATACCCTTTTCAAGACATGTATAATAAAAAGAGAGGAAATTCCTCTCTTTTTTTAGTCTGCACTATATGGCAACAATGCTACTTGTCTTGCTCTCTTTATAGCTCTTGTAAGTTGTCTTTGGTGTTTTGCACAGTTTCCTGTAATTCTTCTTGGCAATATTTTGCCTCTTTCTGTGATATATTTTTTAAGTTTATTTATATCTTTGTAATCTATATCTTCAGCTTTGTCTGCACAAAAACTACAAACTCTTTTTCTTGATTTATATCTTTTTTGTACCATTCACTTTCCCTCCTTCTAGAATGGAATATCATCATCATCTACATTGTGAAAACCTTCGATACCTGAAAAATCAGAATTATCAGCATTAAAATCAGAATTCTTGTTATCTCCCCATTCTAAAAATTGAACCCGTTCTGCTACTACTTCTGTCACATACCTTCTAGTACCATCTTTTGCCTCGTAAGACCTTGACTGAAGTCTTCCTTGAATGGCTACAAGCCTTCCCTTAGCCAAATAATTTGCACAATTTTCAGCTTGTTTCCCCCAAACAACGATATTTATAAAATCTGCTGTTGGTTGTCCTTTTGCTTCCATTTCTTGTTTTTTTTCTTTAGGCAATTGTTTATCTACAGCAATACTAAAAGTAGATACAGGGGTTCCATTTACAGGAAGAAACCTAAGCTCCGGGTCTCTGGTAAGCCTACCAATTAAAATAACATTATTCACACATAACACCACCCTTTGCTTTATTCATCTTCTCTGATAATCATATGTCTCATAATACTGTCTGAGATTTTAGATATTCTGTCCATTTCCTTAACAGCTTCTGGTGTTGATTCAAAGTTTAGAATTACATAATAACCTTCAGTGTAATCATTGATTTCATATGCAAGTTTTCTACTTCCCCATTCATCAACATTTGTTATAGTGCCATCTGCTTCGATTATTCCTTTCAATCTGTCAAGGAGAGCATTCCTCTTTTCCTCTTCAAGTTCTGGTACAAAAATAAACACGGCTTCATATTTTCTCATATTTTCACCTCCTTATGGACTAACGGCTCTATTTCCCATAGAGCAAGGATAAACATACTTTATGAATTATATCACTACTCAGTTTATTTTTCAAGGACAATTCAAAAATCCCCTATAAAATTTTATAGGGGATTTAAAAATTTACATCATATCCTTTATAGCTTTTCCAAGTCTCTTTATTCCTTCTACTATTTTTTCTTCACTCATATTAGAATAATTTAATCTAAATGTATTTTCATTGCCACCATTTGGGAAGAAGGAACCTCCCGGTACAAATGCTACATTCTTTTCAAGAGCTTTTACAGCTAATTCCCTTGCATTTATATGTTCAGGAAGTATAACCCAAGTGAAAAGTCCACCTTCTGGATTTGTAAATTTAACTTCAGCTGGGAACTCTTCTTTCATAGTATTTATCATTAAATCTTTTCTCTTCTTGTAAACACTTCTAAGTTTCTCAATATGAGCTTCTATATCATAATCTTCCATAAATCTTGCAACTTGCATTTGTGAAATAGTGCTTGCTTGCAAGTCTGAACCTTGTTTTGCAAGAATGTATTTATTTAGTACTCCTTCTTCTGCACATACCCATCCTAGTCTCAATCCTGGACAGAATATTTTAGAAAAAGTACCTAAAAATATAACTCTTCCTTCTGTGTCATAATGCTTAATTGCAGGCAAAAATTCGCCTTCATATCTAAGCTCTCCATAAGGATTATCTTCTATTATAGCTATATTGTATTGATTTGCCAATTCTACAATTCTCTTTCTTCTTTCTTCCGACCAAGTTCTTCCTGATGGGTTTTGGAAATCTGGTATTACATATACAAATTTTACATTATCATTGTTTTTAAGTATTTCTTCCAAATCTTCCATGACCATTCCATGCTCATCTGTAGGCACTTCGATAAATTTTGGTTCATAGGCTTTAAATGCATTTATTGCTCCTAAGTAGCTAGGACTTTCACACAATACTACATCTCCTGGGTTTACAAAGATTTTTCCAGA
This window contains:
- the rpsR gene encoding 30S ribosomal protein S18: MVQKRYKSRKRVCSFCADKAEDIDYKDINKLKKYITERGKILPRRITGNCAKHQRQLTRAIKRARQVALLPYSAD
- a CDS encoding single-stranded DNA-binding protein, with protein sequence MNNVILIGRLTRDPELRFLPVNGTPVSTFSIAVDKQLPKEKKQEMEAKGQPTADFINIVVWGKQAENCANYLAKGRLVAIQGRLQSRSYEAKDGTRRYVTEVVAERVQFLEWGDNKNSDFNADNSDFSGIEGFHNVDDDDIPF
- the rpsF gene encoding 30S ribosomal protein S6 — its product is MRKYEAVFIFVPELEEEKRNALLDRLKGIIEADGTITNVDEWGSRKLAYEINDYTEGYYVILNFESTPEAVKEMDRISKISDSIMRHMIIREDE
- a CDS encoding aminotransferase-like domain-containing protein, producing MGLNYAKRMDNIKASEIRELLKLTEKPEVISFAGGLPAPELFPVEEMKKISVEVLDEQGTKALQYGPTEGYKPLREQITKRMAKVGVDAKVENILVISGSQQGLDFSGKIFVNPGDVVLCESPSYLGAINAFKAYEPKFIEVPTDEHGMVMEDLEEILKNNDNVKFVYVIPDFQNPSGRTWSEERRKRIVELANQYNIAIIEDNPYGELRYEGEFLPAIKHYDTEGRVIFLGTFSKIFCPGLRLGWVCAEEGVLNKYILAKQGSDLQASTISQMQVARFMEDYDIEAHIEKLRSVYKKRKDLMINTMKEEFPAEVKFTNPEGGLFTWVILPEHINARELAVKALEKNVAFVPGGSFFPNGGNENTFRLNYSNMSEEKIVEGIKRLGKAIKDMM